One Enterococcus silesiacus genomic window carries:
- a CDS encoding peptidase M20 yields MKELKELIQKHKEEMIDFRRDLHQHPELQFEEFRTTTKVAEALDEIGIAYRKTEPTGIIAELVGALPGKTVALRADMDALPVQELTEGISYKSLEDGKMHACGHDAHTAMLLTAAKALKEIQGQIKGTVRFIFQPSEENAQGAKAMVAQGAVEGVDDVFGIHIWSQMPSGSASCVVGSSFASADIFSIDFKGQGGHGAMPDACIDAAVIASSFVMNVQTVVSRETNPLDPVVVTIGKMDVGTRFNVIAENARLEGTVRCFSLETRNRVEKALKRYAEQTAAIYGGTASVEYNYGTLPVINDEVDALFAQAIIEQNFGASALIQEPPTTGGEDFSYFTENTPGCFALVGCGNPDKDTQWAHHHGRFNVDEDAMEVGAELYAQYAFEYLNQ; encoded by the coding sequence ATGAAAGAATTAAAAGAGTTGATTCAAAAGCATAAAGAAGAAATGATCGATTTTAGAAGGGATTTGCATCAGCATCCAGAATTACAATTTGAAGAGTTTAGGACAACAACAAAGGTTGCAGAAGCTTTAGACGAAATTGGGATTGCTTATCGCAAAACAGAACCAACAGGAATCATTGCAGAACTTGTGGGCGCCCTTCCTGGGAAAACAGTAGCTTTGCGGGCTGATATGGATGCACTACCTGTTCAAGAATTGACTGAAGGCATTTCTTATAAGTCACTAGAAGATGGAAAAATGCATGCTTGTGGGCACGATGCACATACAGCAATGCTGTTGACAGCGGCTAAAGCTCTGAAAGAAATTCAAGGACAAATCAAAGGAACTGTGCGATTTATTTTTCAGCCATCAGAAGAAAATGCTCAAGGCGCTAAAGCAATGGTTGCTCAAGGAGCGGTCGAAGGCGTAGATGATGTTTTTGGCATCCATATCTGGTCACAAATGCCATCAGGTTCTGCTTCTTGTGTGGTCGGATCATCATTTGCTTCAGCAGATATTTTTTCGATTGATTTTAAAGGCCAAGGTGGGCATGGTGCTATGCCGGATGCTTGTATTGATGCCGCAGTGATAGCATCATCATTTGTAATGAATGTCCAAACCGTTGTTTCAAGAGAGACTAATCCGTTAGATCCTGTTGTAGTAACGATAGGTAAGATGGATGTAGGCACACGTTTTAATGTCATTGCTGAAAATGCTAGATTAGAAGGTACTGTACGATGTTTTAGCTTAGAGACACGTAATCGTGTAGAGAAAGCCCTAAAACGTTATGCTGAGCAAACTGCGGCGATATATGGCGGTACTGCTAGTGTGGAATATAATTATGGAACTCTCCCTGTGATCAATGACGAAGTAGATGCGTTATTTGCACAAGCAATCATTGAGCAAAATTTTGGTGCTTCAGCCCTTATTCAGGAACCACCAACTACTGGTGGGGAAGACTTTAGTTATTTTACTGAAAATACACCTGGTTGTTTTGCTTTGGTTGGCTGTGGTAATCCAGACAAAGATACACAATGGGCTCACCATCATGGGCGCTTTAATGTAGATGAGGATGCAATGGAAGTTGGTGCAGAATTATATGCACAATATGCGTTTGAATACTTAAATCAGTAA
- a CDS encoding energy-coupling factor transporter ATPase, with the protein MDIRFEQVDFTYQPNTPFEQRALFDLNLTITDGSYTAIVGHTGSGKSTLLQHLNALVKPTKGSVTIGDRKIVPETNNKNLKPIRKKVGIVFQFPEAQLFEETVARDIAFGPKNFGATGAEGAKLAAEMLDLVGLDASYLERSPFELSGGQMRRVAIAGVLAMEPEVLVLDEPTAGLDPQGRKEMMEMFQHLHEERGMTIILVTHLMDDVANYADHVIVLEQGRIVKAGSPQEVFQEIDWLKAKQLGVPTAASFAEKLMAKGVAFEQLPLTAEALANDLLKGSKKAGEDQ; encoded by the coding sequence ATGGACATCCGTTTTGAACAAGTAGATTTTACGTACCAGCCTAATACACCATTTGAACAGCGGGCATTATTCGATTTGAATTTAACCATAACTGATGGTTCGTATACGGCGATCGTAGGGCACACTGGTAGTGGGAAATCTACTTTGCTACAACATCTGAATGCTTTAGTAAAGCCGACAAAAGGCTCAGTAACGATTGGAGATCGAAAGATCGTTCCAGAAACAAATAATAAAAATTTAAAACCGATTCGTAAAAAAGTTGGGATCGTCTTTCAATTTCCGGAAGCACAGCTATTTGAAGAGACAGTGGCTAGAGACATTGCTTTTGGCCCTAAAAATTTTGGTGCAACTGGAGCAGAAGGGGCGAAACTAGCCGCTGAAATGCTAGATTTAGTTGGCCTAGATGCTAGTTACTTAGAACGCTCTCCATTTGAGTTGTCAGGTGGACAAATGCGTCGTGTAGCGATTGCTGGTGTTTTGGCAATGGAACCGGAAGTACTAGTTTTGGATGAGCCAACAGCAGGATTAGATCCGCAAGGGCGCAAAGAGATGATGGAAATGTTTCAGCACCTCCATGAAGAACGCGGTATGACAATCATCTTAGTTACGCATTTAATGGATGACGTGGCAAATTATGCAGATCATGTGATTGTATTGGAACAAGGGAGAATCGTTAAAGCTGGCTCACCGCAAGAAGTCTTTCAAGAGATTGATTGGTTGAAAGCAAAGCAATTAGGTGTACCAACAGCTGCTTCCTTTGCAGAAAAGCTAATGGCCAAAGGAGTTGCGTTTGAGCAATTACCATTGACTGCTGAAGCACTAGCTAATGATCTGTTAAAGGGCTCAAAAAAGGCGGGTGAAGACCAATGA
- a CDS encoding DNA-directed RNA polymerase subunit alpha, whose product MIEFEKPRIEKIDENRDYGKFVVEPLERGYGTTLGNSLRRILLSSLPGAAITNIQIDGVLHEFSTIKGVREDVTQIILNIKGLALKLYAEEEKTLEIDITGPATVTAGDIIVDSDVEILNKDLIICSVSEGATFHARLTVKPGRGYVQADENKKEDMPIGVLPVDSIYTPVRRVNYQVENTRVGRRDDFDKLTMEIWTDGSIIPQEALSLAAKIMTEHLDIFVNLTDEAKNAEIMVEKEETQKEKMLEMTIEELDLSVRSYNCLKRAGINTVQELTNKSEPEMIKVRNLGRKSLEEVKLKLHDLGLGLRKDD is encoded by the coding sequence ATGATTGAATTTGAAAAACCAAGAATCGAAAAAATTGATGAGAATAGAGATTATGGCAAGTTCGTCGTTGAACCACTGGAAAGAGGTTACGGGACTACTTTAGGCAATTCTCTACGTCGTATTTTATTATCTTCTCTACCAGGAGCTGCTATTACCAATATTCAAATCGATGGTGTGTTGCATGAATTCTCTACCATTAAAGGTGTAAGAGAAGACGTAACTCAAATTATTTTGAATATCAAAGGCTTAGCATTAAAGCTTTATGCAGAAGAAGAAAAAACCCTTGAGATCGATATTACAGGACCTGCTACAGTAACTGCTGGCGATATTATCGTCGACAGCGATGTTGAGATCTTGAATAAAGATTTAATTATCTGTAGTGTCTCTGAAGGAGCTACTTTCCATGCTCGCTTAACAGTGAAACCTGGTCGTGGCTATGTTCAAGCAGACGAAAACAAAAAGGAAGATATGCCGATTGGTGTTCTACCTGTTGATTCCATCTATACGCCAGTTCGTCGTGTGAACTACCAAGTAGAAAACACTCGTGTTGGTCGTCGTGATGATTTCGACAAATTAACAATGGAAATATGGACTGATGGTTCAATCATTCCTCAAGAAGCCCTTAGCTTAGCTGCTAAGATTATGACGGAACATTTAGACATCTTTGTTAACCTTACTGATGAAGCGAAAAATGCTGAAATCATGGTTGAAAAAGAAGAAACACAAAAAGAAAAAATGTTAGAAATGACCATCGAAGAATTAGACTTGTCTGTTCGTTCATATAACTGTTTAAAACGTGCAGGTATTAACACTGTACAAGAACTTACAAATAAATCTGAACCAGAAATGATCAAAGTACGTAATTTAGGTCGTAAATCTCTTGAAGAGGTTAAACTAAAACTACATGATTTAGGTTTAGGCTTACGTAAAGACGATTAA
- a CDS encoding 30S ribosomal protein S11, producing the protein MAAKKVSRKRRVKKNIETGIAHIHSTFNNTIVMITDSHGNALAWSSAGSLGFKGSKKSTPFAAQMAAEAATKAAQEHGLKTVDVTVKGPGSGREAAIRSLQATGLEVTAIRDVTPVPHNGCRPPKRRRV; encoded by the coding sequence ATGGCAGCAAAAAAAGTTAGTCGTAAACGCCGTGTGAAAAAGAATATAGAAACTGGGATTGCACATATCCATTCTACATTCAACAATACAATTGTAATGATCACTGACAGTCATGGTAATGCATTAGCATGGTCATCTGCAGGTTCATTAGGTTTTAAAGGAAGCAAAAAATCAACACCGTTTGCAGCTCAAATGGCCGCAGAAGCTGCAACTAAAGCAGCACAAGAACACGGACTTAAAACTGTTGATGTAACAGTTAAAGGACCTGGTTCTGGACGTGAAGCAGCGATTCGTTCATTGCAAGCAACAGGTTTAGAAGTGACTGCAATTCGTGACGTGACTCCAGTTCCTCATAATGGATGCCGCCCTCCAAAACGCCGTCGTGTTTAA
- the cbiO gene encoding energy-coupling factor transporter ATPase (with CbiNQ forms the ABC transporter for cobalt import; Bacillus spp. have two adjacent copies of this gene) — protein MQPIIELKNIDFNYQPEDASPALKDVSFSIQQGEWVAIIGHNGSGKSTLAKTINGLLLPASGSITVGGKQLNETNVWDIRKMVGMVFQNPDNQFVGSTVEDDVAFGLENQGIPRDEMLVRVKDALEKVRMDSFSTREPARLSGGQKQRVAIAGVVALRPDIIILDEATSMLDPEGREEVIATIKKIKEESNLTVISITHDIDEAANANRILVMKQGELVSEGTPEKIFSAGTELIQMGLDLPFPEKLKIALKEHGIEVPNEYMTEERMVDWLWTSVLNK, from the coding sequence ATGCAACCGATAATTGAATTAAAAAATATCGACTTTAACTATCAACCAGAAGATGCTTCTCCCGCTTTGAAAGATGTATCTTTTTCCATCCAACAAGGTGAGTGGGTCGCTATTATTGGACACAATGGGTCAGGAAAATCAACGTTGGCAAAAACGATCAATGGCCTATTGTTACCTGCTTCAGGTAGTATTACAGTCGGTGGTAAACAATTGAATGAAACCAACGTTTGGGATATTCGAAAAATGGTTGGGATGGTATTTCAAAATCCTGATAACCAATTTGTAGGATCAACAGTAGAGGATGACGTTGCCTTTGGCTTAGAGAATCAAGGTATTCCTCGGGATGAAATGCTTGTTAGAGTTAAAGATGCGCTAGAAAAAGTACGCATGGATTCTTTTTCCACTCGTGAACCCGCTCGTTTATCCGGTGGTCAAAAGCAACGAGTAGCGATTGCTGGTGTAGTGGCTTTACGCCCAGATATTATCATTTTAGATGAAGCTACTAGTATGCTAGATCCAGAAGGACGAGAAGAAGTCATTGCAACGATCAAGAAAATCAAAGAAGAAAGCAATTTAACGGTCATTTCAATTACACATGATATTGATGAAGCTGCTAATGCTAACCGAATCTTAGTAATGAAACAAGGCGAATTAGTTAGTGAAGGGACACCGGAGAAGATATTCTCAGCAGGGACTGAATTGATTCAAATGGGGCTGGATCTTCCTTTTCCGGAAAAACTGAAAATTGCTTTGAAGGAGCATGGTATTGAAGTACCCAATGAATATATGACCGAAGAAAGGATGGTGGATTGGTTATGGACATCCGTTTTGAACAAGTAG
- a CDS encoding 50S ribosomal protein L17 produces the protein MGYRKLGRTSSQRKAMLRDLTTDLIINERIVTTEARAKEIRSTTEKMITLGKRGDLHARRQAATYVRNEVASVREENEAIVVESALQKLFNDLAPRYAERQGGYTRILKTEPRRGDAAPMVIIEFVK, from the coding sequence GTGGGTTATCGTAAATTAGGACGCACATCAAGCCAACGTAAGGCAATGTTGCGTGACTTAACTACTGATTTAATTATCAATGAACGTATCGTTACGACTGAAGCTCGTGCGAAAGAAATCCGTTCGACTACAGAAAAAATGATTACTTTAGGCAAACGTGGAGATCTTCATGCCCGTCGTCAAGCAGCTACTTATGTTCGTAATGAAGTTGCTAGCGTACGTGAAGAAAACGAAGCAATCGTTGTTGAATCAGCTTTACAAAAGTTATTCAATGATCTTGCACCTCGTTACGCAGAACGCCAAGGTGGTTACACTCGTATCTTGAAGACAGAACCAAGACGCGGAGATGCAGCACCAATGGTAATTATCGAATTTGTTAAATAA
- a CDS encoding cobalt ABC transporter ATP-binding protein, producing MMNKLIFGRYIPGDSFIHTMDPRAKLIASFYFIGIIFLANNWQSYAILGIFTLFAIFLSKINIRFFIRGIKPLIWLISFTVILQMLFTQGGAIYFKWGIFSVTEFGVVNGLLIFCRFVLIIFMSTLLTLTTPPLDLSDAIEYLMRPLRVVRFPVHEVSLMLSIALRFVPTLMDETEKIMNAQRARGVDFGEGNLIQKMKAVVPLLIPLFVSSFNRAEDLATAMEARGYQGGDGRTKYRVLHWHLKDTTVMLAFVVLTVVLVWVRS from the coding sequence ATGATGAACAAATTGATTTTTGGCCGTTATATACCAGGGGACTCTTTTATCCATACGATGGATCCTAGAGCAAAATTGATAGCTAGTTTTTATTTTATTGGGATCATATTTTTAGCAAATAATTGGCAAAGTTATGCTATCCTAGGGATTTTCACACTATTTGCTATTTTTCTTTCAAAAATCAACATTCGTTTTTTTATTCGAGGAATCAAACCATTGATTTGGCTGATTTCATTTACCGTTATTTTACAAATGCTATTTACTCAAGGTGGAGCAATTTATTTCAAATGGGGGATATTTTCGGTTACTGAATTTGGTGTGGTCAACGGGCTGCTGATTTTTTGCCGTTTTGTATTGATTATTTTCATGTCTACGTTATTGACTTTGACGACCCCACCGCTTGATTTATCTGACGCAATCGAATACTTAATGCGCCCTTTAAGAGTTGTTCGTTTTCCTGTTCATGAAGTTTCATTGATGTTGTCGATCGCATTGCGCTTTGTCCCAACATTGATGGATGAGACAGAAAAAATTATGAATGCGCAACGTGCGCGCGGTGTCGATTTTGGTGAAGGCAATTTGATTCAGAAAATGAAAGCAGTGGTCCCATTATTGATCCCACTGTTTGTTAGTAGTTTTAATCGTGCAGAAGATTTAGCAACTGCTATGGAAGCCCGTGGTTATCAAGGCGGCGATGGCCGCACGAAATATCGAGTGTTACATTGGCATTTGAAGGACACGACAGTAATGTTAGCATTTGTCGTTTTAACTGTCGTTTTAGTTTGGGTGAGAAGTTAG